The following are encoded together in the Panicum virgatum strain AP13 chromosome 6K, P.virgatum_v5, whole genome shotgun sequence genome:
- the LOC120712648 gene encoding patatin-like protein 2: MTSASSAVDARWTSPNKLKLVTILSIDGGGIRGIIPATILAFLEAKLQELDGPDARIADYFDVVAGTSTGGLLTAMLTAPDANGRPLFAAEDLARFYITHSPKIFRRRNLIRSKIASKLKMLCGPKYDGKYLHALLRRYLGDTRLDRTLTNVVIPTFDIAYMQPTIFSTFELRHQPSKNALLSDISMGTSAAPTFFPPHHFQTKDKDGRRRAFNLVDGGLAANNPTLCAMNQVSQDIILGNGHFFPVKPADYGRFMVISLGCGSNRNRRYCAKAAARWGIFSWLIKGGTAPIVDMFNSASADMVDIHLCVLFRALHSSENYLRIQYDRLTGSAGSVDDSSKENMDRLVRIGKRLLDMNVSRVDLETGRIEEAPGVGTNAEQLTKFAKQLSDERRRRQDELIYSEAGFQNHAAWYGDS; the protein is encoded by the exons ATGACAAGTGCTAGTTCAGCTGTAGATGCACGCTGGACGTCTCCTAACAAGCTCAAGTTGGTCACCATCCTGAGCATCGACGGCGGTGGCATCAGAGGGATCATCCCGGCCACCATCCTTGCCTTCCTTGAAGCAAAGCTCCAA GAACTGGATGGGCCAGATGCTCGGATTGCAGACTACTTCGATGTGGTCGCTGGCACTAGCACCGGTGGCCTCTTGACTGCGATGCTTACAGCTCCAGACGCTAATGGACGGCCACTGTTCGCTGCCGAGGACCTGGCGCGGTTCTACATTACCCACTCCCCCAAAATCTTCCGACGGAG GAACCTAATCCGGTCCAAGATCGCCAGCAAGCTGAAGATGTTGTGCGGTCCCAAGTACGATGGCAAGTACCTCCATGCGCTGCTCCGTCGGTATCTCGGCGACACGAGGCTGGACAGGACGCTGACCAACGTTGTCATCCCGACCTTCGACATTGCATACATGCAACCAACGATTTTCTCCACCTTTGAG ttgaggcaccagccgtCGAAAAATGCGCTCCTGTCGGACATATCAATGGGTACCTCAGCGGCACCAACCTTCTTCCCGCCACACCACTTCCAGACGAAGGACAAGGATGGCAGGAGGAGGGCCTTCAACCTTGTCGATGGTGGCCTCGCCGCGAACAACCCC ACTCTGTGCGCGATGAACCAGGTGTCCCAGGACATCATCCTGGGGAACGGGCACTTCTTCCCGGTGAAGCCGGCAGACTACGGCAGGTTCATGGTGATCTCCCTCGGCTGCGGGTCGAACCGGAACCGCAGGTACTGCGCCAAGGCCGCGGCCAGGTGGGGCATCTTCAGCTGGCTCATCAAGGGCGGCACTGCCCCCATCGTCGACATGTTCAACTCGGCCAGCGCCGACATGGTCGACATCCACCTCTGCGTCCTCTTCCGCGCCCTGCACTCCAGCGAAAACTATCTGCGGATTCAG TACGATCGATTGACGGGCAGCGCGGGCTCTGTAGACGACTCCTCCAAGGAGAACATGGACAGGCTGGTGAGGATCGGGAAGAGGCTCCTGGACATGAACGTCTCCCGGGTGGACCTGGAGACCGGCCGGATCGAGGAGGCGCCCGGCGTGGGCACCAATGCCGAGCAGCTCACCAAGTTTGCCAAGCAGCTCTCCgacgagcggcgccggcggcaggacGAGCTTATTTATTCCGAAGCAGGATTCCAAAACCATGCTGCTTGGTACGGTGACTCGTGA
- the LOC120712649 gene encoding patatin-like protein 2 isoform X2, with product MLTAPDKNGRPLFNAKDLAQFYIDHSPKIFPQKNWILSKIFSMLRMVRGPKYDGKYLHALLRQYLGDLRLDKTLTNVIIPTYDISILQPTIFSSFELKHRPYKNALLSDISISTSAAPTFFPAHYFETKDVNGSTRTFNLVDGGLAANNPTLSAMGQVSKDIILGDPDFFPVKPVDYGKFMVISLGCGSNRKRRYSAKAAAKWGIFNWLIMDGTAPIIDMFNSASADMVDIHLCVLFRALHSSHNYLRIQYDQLTGSAGSIDDCSKENLDKLVKIGKDLLAKNVSRVDLETGRIVDIPGEGTNAEKLAKFAKQLSDERRRRQNLPK from the exons ATGCTCACAGCCCCGGACAAGAATGGACGGCCACTCTTCAACGCCAAGGATTTGGCGCAGTTCTACATCGACCACTCGCCCAAAATTTTCCCACAGAA GAACTGGATCCTATCCAAAATCTTTAGCATGTTGAGGATGGTAAGGGGCCCCAAGTATGATGGCAAGTACCTTCATGCGCTGCTTCGTCAGTACCTTGGCGACTTGAGGTTGGACAAGACGCTAACTAATGTGATCATCCCAACCTACGACATCTCCATCCTGCAACCCACGATTTTCTCAAGCTTTGAG CTGAAGCACCGGCCGTATAAAAATGCACTCCTGTCTGACATCTCAATCAGCACCTCCGCGGCTCCAACCTTCTTCCCGGCACACTACTTCGAGACAAAAGACGTGAACGGCAGTACCAGGACCTTCAACCTCGTCGATGGAGGCCTCGCCGCTAACAATCCC ACGCTGTCTGCGATGGGCCAGGTGTCGAAGGACATCATCCTTGGGGACCCCGACTTCTTCCCCGTCAAGCCGGTGGACTACGGCAAGTTCATGGTGATCTCCCTCGGCTGCGGGTCGAACAGGAAGCGCAGGTACAGCGCCAAGGCTGCCGCCAAGTGGGGCATCTTCAACTGGCTCATCATGGACGGCACGGCCCCCATCATCGACATGTTCAACTCCGCCAGCGCTGACATGGTTGACATCCACCTCTGCGTCCTCTTCAGGGCCCTGCACTCCAGCCACAACTACCTGCGCATTCAG TACGATCAGTTGACGGGCAGCGCCGGCTCCATCGACGACTGCTCCAAGGAGAACCTGGACAAGCTGGTGAAGATTGGGAAGGACCTTCTCGCCAAGAACGTCTCCCGGGTGGACCTGGAGACCGGACGGATCGTGGACATTCCCGGCGAAGGCACCAACGCCGAGAAGCTCGCCAAGTTCGCGAAGCAGCTCTCCgacgagcggcgccggcgccagaaCCTTCCGAAGTAG
- the LOC120712649 gene encoding patatin-like protein 2 isoform X1, whose protein sequence is MASTTSAAEGAHPTNPEKVKLVTVLSIDGGGVRGIIPAVIIAFLEEKLQELDGPDARIADYFDVVAGTSTGGLLTAMLTAPDKNGRPLFNAKDLAQFYIDHSPKIFPQKNWILSKIFSMLRMVRGPKYDGKYLHALLRQYLGDLRLDKTLTNVIIPTYDISILQPTIFSSFELKHRPYKNALLSDISISTSAAPTFFPAHYFETKDVNGSTRTFNLVDGGLAANNPTLSAMGQVSKDIILGDPDFFPVKPVDYGKFMVISLGCGSNRKRRYSAKAAAKWGIFNWLIMDGTAPIIDMFNSASADMVDIHLCVLFRALHSSHNYLRIQYDQLTGSAGSIDDCSKENLDKLVKIGKDLLAKNVSRVDLETGRIVDIPGEGTNAEKLAKFAKQLSDERRRRQNLPK, encoded by the exons ATGGCAAGCACAACTTCTGCAGCAGAAGGTGCACACCCGACCAACCCTGAAAAGGTCAAGCTGGTCACCGTTCTGAGCATCGACGGTGGCGGTGTTAGAGGAATCATACCGGCCGTCATCATTGCCTTCCTCGAAGAGAAGCTCCAA GAACTGGATGGCCCAGATGCTAGGATTGCTGATTACTTCGATGTTGTTGCCGGCACGAGCACCGGTGGTCTCTTGACGGCGATGCTCACAGCCCCGGACAAGAATGGACGGCCACTCTTCAACGCCAAGGATTTGGCGCAGTTCTACATCGACCACTCGCCCAAAATTTTCCCACAGAA GAACTGGATCCTATCCAAAATCTTTAGCATGTTGAGGATGGTAAGGGGCCCCAAGTATGATGGCAAGTACCTTCATGCGCTGCTTCGTCAGTACCTTGGCGACTTGAGGTTGGACAAGACGCTAACTAATGTGATCATCCCAACCTACGACATCTCCATCCTGCAACCCACGATTTTCTCAAGCTTTGAG CTGAAGCACCGGCCGTATAAAAATGCACTCCTGTCTGACATCTCAATCAGCACCTCCGCGGCTCCAACCTTCTTCCCGGCACACTACTTCGAGACAAAAGACGTGAACGGCAGTACCAGGACCTTCAACCTCGTCGATGGAGGCCTCGCCGCTAACAATCCC ACGCTGTCTGCGATGGGCCAGGTGTCGAAGGACATCATCCTTGGGGACCCCGACTTCTTCCCCGTCAAGCCGGTGGACTACGGCAAGTTCATGGTGATCTCCCTCGGCTGCGGGTCGAACAGGAAGCGCAGGTACAGCGCCAAGGCTGCCGCCAAGTGGGGCATCTTCAACTGGCTCATCATGGACGGCACGGCCCCCATCATCGACATGTTCAACTCCGCCAGCGCTGACATGGTTGACATCCACCTCTGCGTCCTCTTCAGGGCCCTGCACTCCAGCCACAACTACCTGCGCATTCAG TACGATCAGTTGACGGGCAGCGCCGGCTCCATCGACGACTGCTCCAAGGAGAACCTGGACAAGCTGGTGAAGATTGGGAAGGACCTTCTCGCCAAGAACGTCTCCCGGGTGGACCTGGAGACCGGACGGATCGTGGACATTCCCGGCGAAGGCACCAACGCCGAGAAGCTCGCCAAGTTCGCGAAGCAGCTCTCCgacgagcggcgccggcgccagaaCCTTCCGAAGTAG
- the LOC120712650 gene encoding proline-rich protein 36-like, with product MDPSAAQRREAERSMSIAEKLLMARDLEGCKQFVAEARSADPHAPGADDLFAAADALLAAQRRRLPSGGPDPYAVLGLDSAVPASRDPDVVHSYYRRLSLLLNRSHPDRPCSLAFADAARLVADAWAFLSDPLRKASLDSDLDAAATAKAAAAAAASAAAAGRVPAAPSPEKQHQLEPQPQPPPPQPTSPPPAPQPRQAVSATPPLKRGRPPRAAKTPPAAEQNQEGEAPQAPPFWTACPSCCHLHQYDRSYEAQTLLCPSCCRPFAATAVATPPPIVPGTDMYYCSWGFFPMGFPGGPAFAGPVSSPGQQAPSALGFYPMGPYLPLPGQGGIVEGNTSVAASSGIPVTPTMTAPVPVTPTVTAPPPTVAKPVNSSHQKVEARKRGRPKGSKNKKVVIEIN from the coding sequence aTGGATCCTTCCGCCGCgcagcggcgggaggcggagcgGTCCATGAGCATCGCCGAGAAGCTCCTGATGGCGCGGGACCTCGAGGGCTGCAAGCAGTTCGTCGCCGAGGCCCGCTCCGCGGACCCTCACGCGCCGGGCGCCGACGacctcttcgccgccgccgacgccctcctcgccgcccagcgccggcgcctcccGTCCGGGGGCCCCGACCCCTACGCCGTCCTTGGCCTCGACTCCGCCGTCCCGGCCTCCCGCGACCCCGACGTCGTCCACTCCTACTACCGCCGCCTCTCCCTCCTGCTCAACCGCTCCCACCCCGACCGCCCCTGCTCGCTCGCCTtcgccgacgccgcccgccTCGTCGCCGACGCCTGGGCCTTCCTGTCGGATCCTCTTCGCAAAGCCTCGCTCGACTCCGACCTTGACGCAGCTGCAACCGccaaagccgccgccgccgccgctgcctcagcagcagcagcaggtcgtGTACCCGCTGCTCCCTCTCCAGAGAAGCAGCATCAGCTGGAGCCAcagccacagccgccgccgcctcaaccAACCTCGCCACCGCCTGCACCCCAGCCACGGCAGGCCGTGTCGGCCACACCACCGTTAAAGcgcggccggccgccccgcgctGCCAaaacgccgccggcggcggaacAGAACCAGGAGGGGGAGGCTCCGCAGGCACCACCGTTCTGGACGGCTTGCCCCTCCTGCTGCCACCTACACCAGTACGACCGTTCCTACGAGGCGCAAACGCTGCTCTGCCCCAGCTGCTGCCGGCCGTTCGCCGCCACGGCagtggccacgccgccgcccatcgtGCCTGGCACCGACATGTACTACTGCTCATGGGGTTTCTTCCCGATGGGGTTCCCTGGTGGCCCTGCATTCGCTGGACCAGTCAGTTCCCCGGGGCAGCAGGCCCCTTCTGCTCTAGGATTCTATCCAATGGGGCCATACTTGCCATTGCCGGGACAAGGTGGCATTGTGGAAGGCAACACGTCAGTTGCTGCCAGCAGTGGCATTCCCGTCACCCCCACCATGACAGCGCCAGTGCCGGTCACCCCTACTGTAacagcgccaccgccgacggTGGCAAAGCCAGTGAATTCCTCACATCAGAAGGTTGAAGCAAGGAAGCGAGGGCGGCCCAAAGGCAGCAAGAACAAGAAAGTGGTGATTGAGATCAATTAG
- the LOC120712651 gene encoding uncharacterized protein LOC120712651 isoform X3: protein MVNKNAEKDDGIDESPSASQVPENKLSYNFRLGDITWVKLGGSSWWPAQVIDESCVGSKPKKRDKYDCLVRLYGTCQYFYVDPWKSNSEFEKMLKQENKSAMEAFHEVLEKELSCVNSPSDYDEEVVNSKGGSTKGTTKNSSRKVRKQEGLKPQHNEGEEDQDVGSTEATGVTALKKKGGRVRQPSPIHGTIDKASSESSAEGLRNKRQKNAAQSASVGRREGLRRSAHSDAKQYSVADEENAEPLTDIHETEDSMLNETAAPHTEIKAMVRDILFKDIIDREHDADMAYVDEVINGICSATDDIISGGATASMKGGGGAKLSGSGVEGESSNGQRCRDEAAEDTLLATSPETMKGNTDTTHLLHANLTRFHQSREAVVKTPGQLSPRQIRQIRIMQSLGLIAPSGSPFGQSEVVSATNRQR from the exons ATGGTGAATAAAAATGCGGAGAAAGATGATGGTATTGATGAAAGCCCATCAGCTTCTCAGGTTCCAGAAAATAAGTTAAGTTACAATTTTCGATTGGGAGATATAACATGGGTTAAGCTTGGTGGATCTTCATGGTGGCCAGCCCAG GTCATTGATGAATCATGTGTTGGTAGCAAGCCTAAGAAGAGAGACAAGTATGATTGCCTAGTCCGGCTTTATGGCACATGTCAATA CTTCTACGTAGACCCTTGGAAGTCTAACTCAGAATTTGAAAAG ATGctgaaacaagaaaacaagagcGCAATGGAAGCATTCCATGAGGTGCTTGAGAAG GAGCTGTCTTGTGTTAACTCGCCCAGTGATTATGATGAGGAAGTTGTCAACTCAAAAG GCGGTTCCACCAAAGGGACCACAAAGAACTCGTCTAGAAAAGTTAGAAAACAAGAAGGTTTGAAGCCACAACATAATGAAGGAGAAGAAGACCAAGATGTTGGGAGCACTGAAGCTACTGGAGTTACTGCTCTTAAGAAAAAGGGTGGCCGTGTGAGACAACCAAGTCCTATTCATGGTACCATTGACAAAGCTTCTAGTGAAAGTTCAGCTGAAGGTTTAAGGAACAAGAGACAGAAGaatgctgctcaaagtgcttcGGTGGGCAGAAGGGAAGGGTTGAGACGATCAGCTCATTCTGATGCCAAGCAATATTCGGTCGCAGatgaagaaaatgcagaaccacTCACTGATATACATGAAACTGAAGATTCAATGCTAAATGAAACTGCAGCTCCTCATACTGAAATAAAAGCCATGGTCAGGGATATTCTGTTCAAAGACATTATTGATAGGGAGCATGATGCTGATATGGCTTATGTGGATGAAGTGATTAATGGAATCTGTAGTGCTACTGATGACATCATAAGTGGTGGTGCTACTGCTTCTATGaagggtggaggaggtgccaagCTGAGTGGTAGTGGAGTTGAGGGTGAGTCAAGCAATGGACAAAGGTGTAGAGATGAAGCAGCTGAGGACACCTTGCTTGCGACAAGTCCAGAGACCATGAAAGGGAATACTGATACAACCCAT CTTTTGCACGCTAATTTGACGAGATTTCACCAGAGCAGGGAAGCAGTGGTGAAGACACCGGGGCAACTTAGCCCGCGCCAGATCAGGCAAATCAGGATCATGCAAAGCCTTGGCCTGATTGCTCCGTCAGGATCTCCATTTGGTCAGAGCGAGGTGGTTTCTGCCACCAACCGACAACGCTAA
- the LOC120712651 gene encoding uncharacterized protein LOC120712651 isoform X1 yields the protein MVNKNAEKDDGIDESPSASQVPENKLSYNFRLGDITWVKLGGSSWWPAQVIDESCVGSKPKKRDKYDCLVRLYGTCQYFYVDPWKSNSEFEKMLKQENKSAMEAFHEVLEKELSCVNSPSDYDEEVVNSKGGSTKGTTKNSSRKVRKQEGLKPQHNEGEEDQDVGSTEATGVTALKKKGGRVRQPSPIHGTIDKASSESSAEGLRNKRQKNAAQSASVGRREGLRRSAHSDAKQYSVADEENAEPLTDIHETEDSMLNETAAPHTEIKAMVRDILFKDIIDREHDADMAYVDEVINGICSATDDIISGGATASMKGGGGAKLSGSGVEGESSNGQRCRDEAAEDTLLATSPETMKGNTDTTHSREAVVKTPGQLSPRQIRQIRIMQSLGLIAPSGSPFGQSEVVSATNRQR from the exons ATGGTGAATAAAAATGCGGAGAAAGATGATGGTATTGATGAAAGCCCATCAGCTTCTCAGGTTCCAGAAAATAAGTTAAGTTACAATTTTCGATTGGGAGATATAACATGGGTTAAGCTTGGTGGATCTTCATGGTGGCCAGCCCAG GTCATTGATGAATCATGTGTTGGTAGCAAGCCTAAGAAGAGAGACAAGTATGATTGCCTAGTCCGGCTTTATGGCACATGTCAATA CTTCTACGTAGACCCTTGGAAGTCTAACTCAGAATTTGAAAAG ATGctgaaacaagaaaacaagagcGCAATGGAAGCATTCCATGAGGTGCTTGAGAAG GAGCTGTCTTGTGTTAACTCGCCCAGTGATTATGATGAGGAAGTTGTCAACTCAAAAG GCGGTTCCACCAAAGGGACCACAAAGAACTCGTCTAGAAAAGTTAGAAAACAAGAAGGTTTGAAGCCACAACATAATGAAGGAGAAGAAGACCAAGATGTTGGGAGCACTGAAGCTACTGGAGTTACTGCTCTTAAGAAAAAGGGTGGCCGTGTGAGACAACCAAGTCCTATTCATGGTACCATTGACAAAGCTTCTAGTGAAAGTTCAGCTGAAGGTTTAAGGAACAAGAGACAGAAGaatgctgctcaaagtgcttcGGTGGGCAGAAGGGAAGGGTTGAGACGATCAGCTCATTCTGATGCCAAGCAATATTCGGTCGCAGatgaagaaaatgcagaaccacTCACTGATATACATGAAACTGAAGATTCAATGCTAAATGAAACTGCAGCTCCTCATACTGAAATAAAAGCCATGGTCAGGGATATTCTGTTCAAAGACATTATTGATAGGGAGCATGATGCTGATATGGCTTATGTGGATGAAGTGATTAATGGAATCTGTAGTGCTACTGATGACATCATAAGTGGTGGTGCTACTGCTTCTATGaagggtggaggaggtgccaagCTGAGTGGTAGTGGAGTTGAGGGTGAGTCAAGCAATGGACAAAGGTGTAGAGATGAAGCAGCTGAGGACACCTTGCTTGCGACAAGTCCAGAGACCATGAAAGGGAATACTGATACAACCCAT AGCAGGGAAGCAGTGGTGAAGACACCGGGGCAACTTAGCCCGCGCCAGATCAGGCAAATCAGGATCATGCAAAGCCTTGGCCTGATTGCTCCGTCAGGATCTCCATTTGGTCAGAGCGAGGTGGTTTCTGCCACCAACCGACAACGCTAA
- the LOC120712651 gene encoding uncharacterized protein LOC120712651 isoform X2, with protein sequence MVNKNAEKDDGIDESPSASQVPENKLSYNFRLGDITWVKLGGSSWWPAQVIDESCVGSKPKKRDKYDCLVRLYGTCQYFYVDPWKSNSEFEKMLKQENKSAMEAFHEVLEKELSCVNSPSDYDEEVVNSKGGSTKGTTKNSSRKVRKQEGLKPQHNEGEEDQDVGSTEATGVTALKKKGGRVRQPSPIHGTIDKASSESSAEGLRNKRQKNAAQSASVGRREGLRRSAHSDAKQYSVADEENAEPLTDIHETEDSMLNETAAPHTEIKAMVRDILFKDIIDREHDADMAYVDEVINGICSATDDIISGGATASMKGGGGAKLSGSGVEGESSNGQRCRDEAAEDTLLATSPETMKGNTDTTHGSSGEDTGAT encoded by the exons ATGGTGAATAAAAATGCGGAGAAAGATGATGGTATTGATGAAAGCCCATCAGCTTCTCAGGTTCCAGAAAATAAGTTAAGTTACAATTTTCGATTGGGAGATATAACATGGGTTAAGCTTGGTGGATCTTCATGGTGGCCAGCCCAG GTCATTGATGAATCATGTGTTGGTAGCAAGCCTAAGAAGAGAGACAAGTATGATTGCCTAGTCCGGCTTTATGGCACATGTCAATA CTTCTACGTAGACCCTTGGAAGTCTAACTCAGAATTTGAAAAG ATGctgaaacaagaaaacaagagcGCAATGGAAGCATTCCATGAGGTGCTTGAGAAG GAGCTGTCTTGTGTTAACTCGCCCAGTGATTATGATGAGGAAGTTGTCAACTCAAAAG GCGGTTCCACCAAAGGGACCACAAAGAACTCGTCTAGAAAAGTTAGAAAACAAGAAGGTTTGAAGCCACAACATAATGAAGGAGAAGAAGACCAAGATGTTGGGAGCACTGAAGCTACTGGAGTTACTGCTCTTAAGAAAAAGGGTGGCCGTGTGAGACAACCAAGTCCTATTCATGGTACCATTGACAAAGCTTCTAGTGAAAGTTCAGCTGAAGGTTTAAGGAACAAGAGACAGAAGaatgctgctcaaagtgcttcGGTGGGCAGAAGGGAAGGGTTGAGACGATCAGCTCATTCTGATGCCAAGCAATATTCGGTCGCAGatgaagaaaatgcagaaccacTCACTGATATACATGAAACTGAAGATTCAATGCTAAATGAAACTGCAGCTCCTCATACTGAAATAAAAGCCATGGTCAGGGATATTCTGTTCAAAGACATTATTGATAGGGAGCATGATGCTGATATGGCTTATGTGGATGAAGTGATTAATGGAATCTGTAGTGCTACTGATGACATCATAAGTGGTGGTGCTACTGCTTCTATGaagggtggaggaggtgccaagCTGAGTGGTAGTGGAGTTGAGGGTGAGTCAAGCAATGGACAAAGGTGTAGAGATGAAGCAGCTGAGGACACCTTGCTTGCGACAAGTCCAGAGACCATGAAAGGGAATACTGATACAACCCAT GGAAGCAGTGGTGAAGACACCGGGGCAACTTAG
- the LOC120639233 gene encoding transcription factor bHLH30-like has translation MVVTTDGGVGEGERPAPAPASRKERGRSHSEAERKRRQRINEHLATLRTLVPSASRMDKAALLGEVVRHVRELRGKASEAAEGVGAGVIPGEGDEVGVEEEEEGDGCWRPGGRRCGAADGHGCLPLRRVRAWVCCADRPGLMADLGRAVRSVGNARPVRAEMATVGGRTRGVVELDVCCDGGDDDVAAAATNDKGRAVALSTLRAALRAVLLNRGDHLAAAEGYKRPRFSARIAKVQ, from the exons ATGGTGGTGACGACGGACGGAGGAGTGGGGGAGGGGGagcgcccggcgccggcgccggcgtcgcggaAGGAGCGGGGCCGGAGCCACAGCGAGGCCGAGCgcaagcggcggcagcggatcAACGAGCACCTCGCCACGCTCCGTACCCTCGTCCCCTCCGCATCCCGG ATGGACAAGGCGGCGTTGCTGGGCGAGGTGGTGCGGCACGTGCGGGAGCTGCGCGGGAAGGcgagcgaggcggcggagggcgtcGGCGCTGGCGTCATCCCCGGGGAGGGCGACGAGGTGggcgtcgaggaggaggaggagggcgacggcTGCTGGCGGCCCGGTGGGCGCCGCTGCGGCGCCGCCGACGGGCACGGGTGCCTGCCGTTGCGGCGCGTCAGGGCGTGGGTGTGCTGCGCGGACCGCCCGGGGCTCATGGCCGACCTGGGCCGCGCCGTGCGGTCCGTCGGGAACGCACGCCCCGTCCGCGCCGAGATGGCCACCGTCGGCGGGAGGACCCGCGGCGTCGTGGAGCTGGACGTCtgctgcgacggcggcgacgacgacgtggcggccgccgccacgaaCGACAAAGGCAGGGCGGTGGCGCTGTCCACGCTGCGGGCGGCGCTCCGCGCCGTGCTGCTCAACCGGGGggaccacctcgccgccgccgaggggtACAAGCGGCCGCGCTTCTCTGCGCGGATCGCCAAGGTGCAGTGa